In Physeter macrocephalus isolate SW-GA chromosome 9, ASM283717v5, whole genome shotgun sequence, the DNA window GTTTCTTCAGAACACAAGGTTAAATGGTGTGATTAAAGAGGAATAGAATTTAAATAggcattaatttcttttaaaaaacaattattattctgagaaatactttttttgtatattctgaaagtaaagggattcaaataaaattatttttaagatgaatttttagagaatgattttagaaaaagaaatatgggtAAGGAAAGCCAGTTCTGCACATTTTTCATGCAAATAAATACAGACAGGAGAAATGTAATGACTAAAAGACAGTGATTGAAGGACCTTAACAGAAAGCTGTTTGCAGTGTTAAAAGAAACACTTGGACCAATATCATTAGCCTATGAAGCCATTTCAGAAATGCTCTTACTAGGTAATTTCCCAATAGTGTCTTTAAATTATGGGACAGGCAAAACAAATAAGGACAAAATATAAGACAATTGAATGCCACAACATTTCCCAGAATGCTTCATACACTAAAATTTAATAcgttaaaatatttggaatattttcagaatttGCAACTGCGACATTGgcaaataaaatttgtaatacGGAGTTTTTATACAGTAGCAAAAACACAGTCATCCAAACACAGAACCCTTACTAAACTACCTAATCCAAAATGCATGTGGATAAGGATTTCACctgtaaattgtttttttaattttaaatcatttgcAGTTTATTTAATTTGACATCTACTGGAATTCCTTGGTCACTTGCATTAGCATTTCTGGATTAACCTTTAAACCTGGTACTGgtcatatatttttccttccccaTAATTTAAGTACTAGTTTGGCTACTAATGATTGTTCCTTATCCCTATGTAAACCACTAAAAGTAACGTCAATGTTCCTTCTTCAAAGCTGGAGATCTGACATCAAGAATTTTATATGGGGAGTATCAAAAATAAGGAGGCAACCAAACAAGTTACTCCTTCTATCTATGGAACTACTTAATCATCTGATAGAAGTCAAATAAAACATGGCCTGAGGGCAAAGGCAGCTATAAGTATGAGGAATCCTTTCTACAAATACCATACAGATATGTACATATacaagcatatatacatatatgtataaatatatacatatagttttttGCTAATGCTGTGGTAAGCTATTAAAGAAACCCATTTTTATGGCCtagtttctttcccttcttcagaTGGAAGGCTTTTACCAAAACTTGTAGACAATAGATCCTGCAATATTAGGAGCGGAAAGGACCTTAGCAATCATCTAGTTCAAGTCCCTcctttatagatgaaaaatttaAGGGGGAGAAAGCTTCTGCAACTTGTTAACATCCTACAGCCAGTTAGCGGCAGAGTCAAGACCAGATCCCAAATGGGCACCGAGAACTAGATGAATGCCATGACCTCTGAATCGTTCTTACTTTGTAAACcacatttctcttaaaatattacaTACCCACTTAACATTTCAGACTGAATAATCAGCAACTTTTCGCTGATAATAGTGGGATGGCTTGTTTTTATGTTGAAAGTCCTGGGATAAAGGGATCCTGGACGTGAAATTCTGCCTGAAAGCCAGCCTGTTCAGGGTGGCCGTGCTGTTGCTCTGTCTTCACCTTGCACTGACACTCCTCCACCAGCATCACCAGCTTGACCACGGGGGCCAGGCCGGCGCAGGTGAGCTGCAAGTGCATCGTGGTGAACTTGGCAGGCAGGCAGTGAGAGCAGAAGGTGGGGGGGTGCTGTGCAGCGCCCCCGGGAAAACGAACAGAGCCGCATTTTCCAAAGCAAAGGTTGTTCTGTACAACCGCTTTCTCGCAGTCTTCATGGGTGATAGTCTAAAAGGCAAACACATCTCCATTAAATTACCTCGAGTCATTTCTTTACCATACATGATGCTGAAGCTATAGACTATAAGCAAGGATAACTgagactaaaatttaaaagtctttccaggaacttccctggcggtccaggggttaagacttcgcACTCCCACTAcggggggcacaggtttgatccctggtcagggaactaagatcccacgtgcagtgCAGCggccaaaaatagaaaaagatttcaaaatctTTCCAGTGTTGGATACAGTTTGCAATAATCAAGTGATGGTATCTTTAGAGCATGGAGCTACCTTAACTACATTTTTTTATTGGATACATTAATAAATTAGCCTGTAGGAAATAACTAAggtaatatgaaaatgttttactcTACACTTAAATGCCAAACTCTAAGAAATTTTGTCTAATTGGGTATTACCTGTCTGAAAATTCTAATGGCTAGCTTCTTATAAGTAATGTGCCTTACCCTTCTACTCTTCACAGTGCATTGTACAAAATAAATTCTCAGTACATGTTTGTTCAATTACTCATAGAATCGATCAGAACATCCAGAGTTTAATGTCCCATAGTACATTCAAATCTACTAAGTTGCATGGAGCAAAGTTGCAGCACCTGTGCCTCTAAATCATCATGCATGACATCATCTTTGCCTCTCCCATAACCCCATACACCTAGCTTTACATGCCCTTCAAAATATATGAGCCAAacaccttatttttaaattaattagcgATAGAATTCAAAATAAGACTTCAAAGGAAATTTGATATCCCAATTCTTAGGAGCAATTTTCTAATTATACATGGGCCAGCAAAGCAGTCATTATTATTTGATCATTGACTTGTCATTGCTACATATCCTTGCCTTTTCAGAATACTTAACTGCCTTGCACAGTCAATTACCTTATAATACTGCCTGCTTAATTGGGTAGCTTTACTGGACTGTAAAATTTTACTCTATCCTGCATTGCTTTTGGTTCAGTATCTTTGTGTTTAAGGACCTGATGcaatttctcaattttaatttaacatttggaGTGTGGGCTTTGCCAGGACTGACTGGAGGCAGTAGATAGTAGAATGCTCCTTTGTCTTAAATAGTGTGGAATCAATCATAATCACTGCAAATCAGCCAACACAACATGAACTGGGAAACAGGCGTTTCTAAGAGCAGGAAATGTGATTTCACATCAAGATTACTTTTTGAAAGCCTATgagaaaatatgttaaattaaacCATTTTTGTGATAGTAATGCTAGAACTAATATGGCAACTTCTGCCTGACAACCTCAACATATTTTATAGACCTATGAAGTAGTTAGGTGTGAAATACAGGGGCTAAGACCATCATACATGCATGTCTGGGGAGGAGTCCAATGTATCCCATCTTATCTACAAATGGAATACACCTGCTCGTCCATATCCTAATAGAGTGTAGAGATGTAGCTAGAGAGAAGTTCTAGTGATTGCTCTAAATTCCAATTTCCTAACTGGGGGTACAGTCAATTATCTCTCCAGATAAGACCACCccgatgtaaaaataaataaataaaaccccatAAAACAAAGCTCTATGCCATCAATATGAATGATTACTATTATTAGCAGTACCATCATACCATTCTTGTAGCATTTCCAAGGTTGGAAGGAAATTTAGGGAGTATGATCATACTTTGCCAAATCCACTGATGAAGGCCCAAGGACCAAATCTGGGGAGGAGGTGAGACTCAGGCTCCTGGCACATCCGTCCCCTACTTTCCACCAGTCCCAGCTATCCACCCACTCCTGAAAACCTGgatccccttccccacccagaaCAGATACCTGGCTGAAGGGCACCGTCCTACAGGTCTCCCGATGCACTTCATGGCTTTTGATGGGCAGGATGATCCCCTGAGAAACTGGACTCATTCTGAACATGAAACGGTGCCAGAATTTCTTGGCTTCTTCCCGAAGAGGAGATTTCTCCGCGGGCATCCCATCCTTTGGCTGAGTGAGACCCTGGGTCCCAGGGAAGAATTGCTCACTGACTGAGCCCTGGGGTGGGTGCAGCTCTCTCTCAGGCTTCTTCCAGAATCTCCCAAACCTGGACAgcatcttttctctctgcctctggcctTCCCCTGCAGTGCTGGCACCTATTAGGTGTGGCACTGCCACAAACAGATCTGGCTTCTCCTCAGCTTCCTCATGGTTGCCCAAGGAGAGCTCTCTGCGATGCCTTTCTAGGagcaagagagaaacagaattgTGACCCTGGCGGCCGTCCCCGTGCCTTGCAGCTCTCCCTAGAGGCAGGAGAAGCAgctgaagaaagagaagatgcATGCTGTCGAGGCCGAAGCTTCTTGCAGATTCACAGATGGGGAGGCCCCAAAAGAGGTTCACTCTCTGCATGACTGTGGACAGGGAGATGCTATATATAGATACCTGCCTTGTGGGGTGGGAAGGCAGGTGGTCGGTAGCCAGGCAGAGTAAACACATTCCTTGTTTGCTTGAATTATGTAGTGCTAATGGTGTCCTGCcttcattttggttttgtgtattttagaaGGCCTCAGTGAAAGCCGGGGACCCAGGGGGTAATTAGCTGACACTTTATCGTCTGAGATTTAAAGAGCAGTATTAGTGAAAACAACACATTCTTTGCCCGGATTTCCCATCACTGTTGTTAGAAGGACCAGAGAGTAAGGTAACATTTGTGGTGCATCTGCTTTGTGCTGGGATAGAACAGACATGTTTTAAAGAGAGAAGTATATCAGATAAAAATTAACGCATACATTTAGCCAAAGATCAGGCTGTTAggctctacacacacacatgcgcacacacacacacacacacacacacgcacacacacagaagcagccaaagaagtataaaaatgttgtaagaaagggaaaggaagaactaGAGGAATGTTAAGTTCGTTGAGCAGAGGACACTCCCTGTTACTGAGATGTGGTTAGGGTTGTTGATTTTTGCATGGTAACAGTAAAGGGAGTGTATTCTCCTTTTCCACACATGGAAACTCACAGTTCCCAAGTAATCCCCTTCACCTTAAGAATCAAATACTTGGTGCTAAATTTCACAACTGGTCAGTCATCAGATAAGCTTTTTCAATTGTTCACAAATTTCTCAACAGGATCCTAAGTAATAGACTGACAGCTCATTAGCCAGCACTGAGCACGGGGAAGCGTCTTTCCCTCAAGCCAccctattgacttttttttttttaatttctctaaacaaAGAGCCAGACTTGAGAACGTGGATTCTAAGAACCAGGTTTGATAGCTCTGGGCATGAAGCTGGCTGGTCCATTCTTTACCTTACAGAATCCACATCATCTTTATTCTGCAGTAATTGATGACCAGGTTAAATAAAGATGAAGGCAAATATGACTCTTCAGGGATCAAAGGAAAATTTGTTAGATGACTGTCattcaaaaatgttataaatcAGATGAGGGTATGAGAAAGGAACATATCCACAAAAATGGAACCCCAGAATTGAGTTCAGTCTACCCTCTACACTAACTGAACAGTATTTCCATTGGGAATTGACTCAGTACTTGCTTGTATTTCTCCCCTTTTAATTTAATCACCATATTGTTTGCTTTCAGTAACACACATAAGCCTGGAACatgcccctccctttttttcagtACCGATTAATCTTTCTTTCCAGGAAGTGACCCATCTGAATATTTGTTTCAGACACTAGTGTTCTTCTTAATAGTCAGGCATGATTTCTGTGAGACAAAGCGTCAAGTCCTTTTACCTacaataatgaattatttttaagtgaaccCTCATTTTTCCAGAAATCTATCAGAAGAGATATATTTTACTTGTACCAAGTACCCATAGAACCTGTGCTAGTATTACTTAAGGTACAGTTGATTCATACTAAATGAACATTAGTATTTGCCAtttcttttaaagtgttttttaaaaattgcctgcTGTTTGAATTTCTTAATTCCCCTCAGCCATCCAATGCAATAGGCCTTCCAGAGCTAGCCActctaaatataaattacataatttcTATTAGCTGACCACTTAATTATAAATATGGTGTGGGAGCTAACTATGATATGTTTCCTGATTCCTTTTAGACTTTACTTTTTCGTGCCTGAAGTTCCATTGCCATCAATCACAGTTCTTCCTCAGACTGAAGACTATTCCAGAAATTCTACTCGGGGTCTCAGGTTGCTTGTCTCTGAACATAGGGTAcaattcaaataatttcttttggatTAAGATTTGTAGAAGACTCACTTTGTGGGCCAAGCATCATATTAGATACTAGAATATGATAGAAAATGATGAAAACTTACTGCCTGCCCTCAAGTAGTCTAGTGGTATCAcagattttataactttattaaatTAGCTGTAGAGATGTCAGTTAGgcatatttatcttttccttagtCCTAAACCCCTCTTCTTCGGATACTGATTTTGGTgtttataaatgtcatttaaaaattcctcatggagcatttccttt includes these proteins:
- the CER1 gene encoding cerberus → MHLLFLQLLLLPLGRAARHGDGRQGHNSVSLLLLERHRRELSLGNHEEAEEKPDLFVAVPHLIGASTAGEGQRQREKMLSRFGRFWKKPERELHPPQGSVSEQFFPGTQGLTQPKDGMPAEKSPLREEAKKFWHRFMFRMSPVSQGIILPIKSHEVHRETCRTVPFSQTITHEDCEKAVVQNNLCFGKCGSVRFPGGAAQHPPTFCSHCLPAKFTTMHLQLTCAGLAPVVKLVMLVEECQCKVKTEQQHGHPEQAGFQAEFHVQDPFIPGLST